The Sphingobium sp. BYY-5 genome contains a region encoding:
- the clpB gene encoding ATP-dependent chaperone ClpB, with the protein MNLEKFTDRAKGFLQSAQTVAIRMSHQRIGPEHLLKALLEDQQGMASGLIKAAGGDAATALRDTDAALAKVPSVSGSGAQQTPGLDNDAVRVLDSAEQVAAKAGDSFVTVERLLLALTLATTTTAGKALAAAGVKAEALNAAINALRGGRTADTAGAEDRYDALKKFARDLTEAARAGKLDPVIGRDEEIRRTIQILARRTKNNPVLIGDPGVGKTAIAEGLALRIANGDVPDTLKDRTLMALDMGSLIAGAKYRGEFEERLKGVLDEVKAAEGQVVLFIDEMHTLIGAGKSEGAMDAGNLLKPALARGELHCIGATTLDEYRKYVEKDPALQRRFQPVFVGEPTVEDTISILRGLKEKYELHHGVRITDGAIVSAATLGNRYITDRFLPDKAIDLMDEAASRLRMEVESKPEEIENLDRRIIQLKIEREALKKETDKASADRLAALEEDLANLEQQSAELTQRWQAEKDKIAGEAKVKEQLDAARLELEQAQRAGDLAKAGELAYGRIPDLERKLAEAQNVTQGAMLREEVTSEDIASVVSRWTGIPVDRMLEGEREKLLNMEAELGKRVIGQADAVKAVSTAVRRSRAGLQDPNRPLGSFLFLGPTGVGKTELTKALAGFLFDDDSAMVRIDMSEFMEKHSVARLIGAPPGYVGYEEGGVLTEAVRRRPYQVILFDEVEKAHGDVFNILLQVLDDGRLTDGQGRTVDFTNTIIVLTSNLGSQFLTSLTDDEPVEKVEDQVMDIVRAHFRPEFLNRLDEVILFHRLGAAHMAPIVDIQVARIGKLLKDRKIVLDLTSGARAWLGRVGYDPVYGARPLKRAVQRYLQDPLADLILRGEVPDGSTVKVEDGDGALKLSVI; encoded by the coding sequence ATGAACCTCGAAAAATTCACCGACCGCGCCAAGGGCTTCCTCCAGTCGGCGCAAACAGTGGCGATCCGCATGAGCCATCAACGGATCGGCCCGGAACATCTGTTGAAGGCGCTGCTGGAGGACCAGCAGGGCATGGCGTCCGGCCTCATCAAAGCGGCGGGCGGCGACGCGGCGACCGCGCTGCGCGACACCGACGCAGCGCTGGCCAAGGTGCCGTCCGTCTCCGGCAGCGGCGCGCAGCAGACGCCGGGCCTCGACAATGACGCCGTGCGGGTTCTCGACAGCGCAGAGCAGGTCGCAGCCAAGGCCGGCGACAGCTTCGTCACGGTCGAACGGCTGCTGCTGGCGCTGACCCTCGCCACCACCACGACGGCGGGCAAGGCGCTCGCGGCGGCGGGCGTGAAGGCCGAAGCGCTCAACGCCGCGATCAATGCCCTGCGCGGTGGCCGCACCGCCGACACGGCGGGCGCCGAGGATCGCTATGACGCGCTCAAGAAATTCGCCCGTGACCTGACCGAAGCAGCCAGGGCGGGCAAACTGGACCCGGTGATCGGCCGGGACGAGGAAATCCGCCGAACCATCCAGATTCTCGCCCGCCGGACCAAGAACAACCCCGTCCTGATCGGCGACCCCGGCGTCGGCAAGACCGCCATCGCGGAAGGCCTGGCGCTGCGCATCGCCAATGGCGACGTGCCCGATACGCTCAAGGACCGCACGTTGATGGCGCTCGACATGGGCAGCCTGATCGCAGGCGCCAAATATCGCGGCGAGTTCGAGGAACGGCTGAAAGGCGTGCTGGACGAAGTAAAAGCCGCCGAGGGGCAGGTCGTGCTGTTCATCGATGAGATGCACACGCTGATCGGCGCGGGCAAATCCGAAGGCGCGATGGATGCCGGCAACCTGCTGAAACCCGCTCTCGCGCGCGGCGAACTTCATTGCATCGGCGCGACCACGCTCGACGAATATCGCAAATATGTGGAGAAAGACCCCGCGCTCCAGCGGCGGTTCCAGCCCGTTTTCGTGGGCGAGCCGACTGTGGAAGACACCATCTCCATCCTGCGCGGCCTGAAGGAGAAGTACGAGCTGCACCATGGCGTGCGGATCACCGACGGCGCGATCGTGTCGGCGGCGACGCTCGGCAACCGCTACATCACCGACCGCTTCCTGCCCGACAAGGCCATCGACCTGATGGACGAGGCCGCGTCCCGCCTGCGCATGGAGGTGGAGTCCAAGCCCGAAGAGATCGAAAATCTCGATCGCCGCATCATCCAGCTCAAGATCGAGCGGGAAGCGCTGAAGAAGGAAACGGACAAGGCGTCGGCGGATCGTCTGGCCGCGCTGGAGGAAGACCTCGCCAATCTGGAGCAGCAATCGGCCGAACTCACCCAGCGCTGGCAGGCGGAAAAGGACAAGATCGCCGGTGAGGCGAAGGTCAAGGAACAGCTCGACGCCGCGCGACTGGAACTGGAACAGGCCCAGCGCGCGGGCGACCTCGCCAAGGCGGGCGAGCTGGCTTACGGCCGCATCCCCGATCTGGAACGCAAGCTGGCCGAGGCGCAGAATGTGACTCAGGGCGCCATGCTGCGTGAGGAAGTGACGAGCGAGGATATCGCCTCCGTCGTGTCGCGCTGGACCGGCATCCCCGTCGACCGGATGCTGGAGGGCGAGCGCGAAAAGCTGCTCAATATGGAAGCGGAACTGGGCAAGCGCGTCATTGGCCAGGCCGACGCGGTCAAGGCCGTCTCGACCGCCGTGCGCCGCAGCCGTGCCGGACTACAGGACCCGAACCGGCCGCTCGGCAGCTTCCTCTTCCTTGGCCCCACCGGCGTCGGCAAGACCGAACTGACCAAGGCGCTGGCCGGCTTCCTGTTCGATGACGACAGCGCGATGGTCCGCATCGACATGAGCGAGTTCATGGAAAAGCACAGCGTCGCCCGCCTGATCGGCGCCCCTCCGGGCTATGTCGGCTATGAGGAAGGCGGCGTGCTGACCGAAGCCGTCCGCCGCCGCCCTTATCAGGTCATCCTGTTCGACGAGGTCGAGAAGGCGCATGGCGACGTGTTCAACATCCTGCTCCAGGTGCTGGACGACGGCCGCCTGACCGACGGACAGGGCCGCACGGTGGACTTCACCAACACCATCATCGTGCTGACGTCGAACCTGGGCAGCCAGTTTCTGACGAGCCTTACCGACGACGAGCCGGTCGAGAAGGTCGAGGATCAGGTGATGGACATCGTCCGCGCGCATTTCCGGCCCGAATTCCTGAACCGCCTGGACGAAGTGATCCTGTTCCACCGCCTGGGCGCCGCCCATATGGCGCCCATCGTGGATATCCAGGTCGCCCGGATCGGCAAGCTGCTCAAGGACCGCAAGATCGTGCTCGACCTGACCAGCGGCGCAAGGGCGTGGCTGGGCCGCGTCGGCTATGACCCCGTCTATGGCGCGCGACCGCTCAAGCGCGCAGTGCAACGCTACCTGCAAGACCCGCTCGCCGACCTGATCCTGCGCGGCGAAGTACCCGATGGATCGACGGTGAAGGTCGAGGATGGGGATGGGGCGCTGAAACTGAGCGTCATATAA
- a CDS encoding M28 family metallopeptidase — MKRLALLAAATALALPAALSAQSSSGRATSTDPAFSPAAVRAHVEFLADDLLKGRDTGSEGHEIAARYVASQFDGLGLKPAGDDGSWLQRITFQKTERAQTPATLTVTGPSGATRFTHAGDVLVGLNAAEPHLDVTAPLVFVGYGLENAPLGLNDYAGLDVKGKIVVTLRGYPKGLPSEEGAHLSATKAMIAQAHGAIGMVSVGTIQSMKARPWARMVQFADEPDFTWVSPQGVPFDEAPGIRASASLNDPAVDAVFAAAPTTIAAIRRTADKVGGKPKGFALKTSVQIKADSISQRVTSPNVVAILPGSDSALKDQYVVLSAHLDHIGVSPAKPGDPVDKDRINNGALDNAAGVATMLEVARAMAQSPDKPRRSIIFLASTGEEKGLLGADYFARHPSVPVNQIVGNVDLDMPLLLYPFTDLIAFGADHSTLGPIVAKAVAPMGVKLSPDPMPQETIFVRSDHYMFVKQGVPAVFLATGYANGGEKAWGDFLGGAYHHPGDDMSQKIDWNAGARFAEANYRITRAMADSDTLPQWFAQDFFGDLFAPQAAKARR, encoded by the coding sequence ATGAAACGCCTGGCCTTGCTGGCTGCCGCTACCGCCCTCGCCCTTCCCGCCGCCCTGTCCGCCCAATCTTCGTCGGGAAGGGCGACATCAACCGATCCCGCCTTCTCGCCCGCCGCCGTGCGCGCGCATGTCGAATTTCTGGCCGACGATCTGCTCAAGGGCCGCGATACGGGAAGCGAAGGGCATGAGATCGCCGCCCGCTACGTCGCCAGCCAGTTCGACGGGCTGGGCCTCAAGCCCGCAGGCGATGATGGAAGCTGGCTGCAACGCATCACCTTCCAGAAGACCGAGCGGGCGCAGACGCCCGCCACGCTGACCGTGACCGGCCCCAGCGGCGCGACGCGCTTCACCCATGCCGGCGACGTGCTGGTCGGGCTGAACGCCGCCGAGCCGCATCTGGACGTCACGGCGCCGCTCGTCTTCGTCGGCTATGGCCTGGAAAATGCGCCGCTGGGCCTCAACGACTATGCGGGGCTGGACGTCAAAGGGAAGATTGTCGTCACCCTGCGCGGCTATCCCAAGGGGCTGCCGAGCGAGGAAGGCGCGCATCTCTCCGCCACCAAGGCGATGATCGCGCAGGCGCATGGCGCGATCGGCATGGTCTCGGTCGGCACGATCCAGTCGATGAAAGCGCGGCCATGGGCGCGCATGGTGCAGTTTGCCGACGAACCCGATTTCACCTGGGTCTCACCGCAGGGCGTGCCTTTCGACGAAGCGCCGGGCATCCGCGCATCGGCTTCGCTCAATGATCCGGCGGTCGACGCAGTATTCGCCGCTGCGCCCACGACCATCGCCGCGATCCGCAGGACCGCCGACAAGGTAGGCGGCAAGCCCAAGGGGTTCGCACTCAAGACCAGCGTACAGATCAAGGCGGACAGCATCAGCCAGCGCGTCACCAGCCCCAATGTCGTCGCCATCCTGCCGGGCAGCGATTCGGCGCTGAAGGACCAATATGTCGTCCTGTCCGCCCATCTCGACCATATCGGGGTCAGCCCCGCGAAACCGGGTGATCCGGTAGACAAGGATCGCATCAATAACGGCGCGCTCGACAATGCAGCGGGCGTCGCGACCATGCTGGAAGTCGCGCGCGCCATGGCGCAATCGCCAGACAAGCCGCGCCGCTCGATCATCTTCCTCGCCTCGACCGGCGAGGAAAAAGGGTTGCTGGGCGCCGATTATTTCGCGCGCCATCCAAGCGTTCCGGTCAACCAGATCGTCGGCAATGTCGATCTCGACATGCCGCTGCTGCTCTACCCCTTCACCGACCTCATCGCCTTTGGCGCGGACCATTCGACGCTGGGGCCGATCGTCGCCAAGGCCGTCGCGCCGATGGGCGTGAAGCTCTCCCCCGACCCGATGCCGCAGGAGACGATCTTCGTCCGCTCCGATCATTATATGTTCGTGAAGCAGGGCGTGCCCGCCGTCTTTCTCGCCACCGGCTACGCCAATGGCGGCGAAAAAGCCTGGGGCGATTTCCTGGGCGGCGCCTATCATCATCCGGGCGACGACATGAGCCAGAAGATCGACTGGAATGCAGGCGCGCGCTTTGCCGAAGCCAATTACCGCATCACCCGCGCCATGGCCGATAGCGATACGTTGCCCCAATGGTTCGCGCAGGACTTCTTCGGCGACCTGTTCGCACCGCAAGCCGCCAAGGCAAGACGATAA
- a CDS encoding pitrilysin family protein — translation MILSPLSRRLPLLIGLSALALTPMTQAMAQTGSATQSAAPAPLSSLVSKVDIPYEEFRLPNGLRVIVHTDRKAPVVAVSVWYHVGSRYEPAGKTGFAHLFEHLMFYGSENADGPFFGRLEDIGATDWNGTTWFDRTNYFETVPTGALDRALFLESDRMGHLLGAVTQTKLDAQRSVVQNEKRMGENEPYGLVEYAQLAALLPEGHPYHHSTIGSMADLNAASLADVQNWFKTHYGPNNAVLVLAGDIDVVTARAKVGKWFGNIPAGPAPKDVDATVPTLAKDAEVAMHDNVAATRLYRNWVVPGVNSADLPQLDLAMTVFGGLGSSRLDNALVRDEKVAVGVKASIQPFEKLSFAEITVDVKPGADPVAVGKRLDQLLADYLAKGPTADEVLRAATQQASGTISGLEKVGGFSGKAVTLAEGAVYSDDPGKYKKDLAVYAAATPQTVAAVARKWLGRPVLRLTVAPGERTAADNALAGNATHKPAYFRNPDAAAPAAATPPAPTKIAEPPIEPVKDLVFPAIEHATLKNGIPVVFARRTAVPTVRVSVAFDAGNAADDKAKLGTAGLTTALLDEGTTTRSSVQIAEEQERLGASISAGNSMDRTNVGLFALKPNLDASLGLLADVIRNPAFAPAEVERLRGQVLTRIAAEKTEPMAIAQRMLPPLLYGQMHPYGIPFTGSGTEAGVKAVTRADLITFHDKWLRPDNATIFVAGDTTLADLLPLLEKRFGDWQAPAAAKGAKLFRMDRMMRPARIVLVDKPQSPQSMILAGLLTNKAGTDNPVTLSTANEVLGGSSSSRLIMDLRETKGWAYYAGTALPGVKETIPLLVYAPVQTDKTGESIIAARKDISEFLTSKGTTEAERNQTINSQILSLPGSFETSSDLLTAMMRNNLIGRPDDYYETLPKTYRAMTAADLDKAAREAINPDRLIWVVVGDAKLVRPQLDAVGLPVEMGTLAD, via the coding sequence ATGATCCTTTCCCCTTTGTCGCGCCGGCTGCCCCTGCTGATCGGCCTGTCCGCGCTTGCCCTGACGCCGATGACCCAGGCGATGGCCCAGACCGGGTCCGCCACGCAGAGCGCGGCGCCTGCGCCGCTTTCCAGCCTCGTGTCGAAGGTAGATATTCCCTATGAGGAGTTCCGGCTGCCCAACGGCCTGCGCGTCATCGTCCACACCGACCGCAAGGCGCCGGTGGTGGCGGTGTCGGTCTGGTATCATGTCGGGTCGCGCTATGAGCCGGCGGGCAAGACCGGCTTTGCCCATCTGTTCGAACATCTGATGTTCTATGGCTCGGAAAATGCCGATGGGCCTTTCTTCGGGCGGCTGGAGGATATCGGCGCGACCGACTGGAACGGCACGACCTGGTTCGATCGCACCAATTATTTCGAGACGGTGCCGACCGGTGCGCTCGACCGGGCGCTGTTCCTGGAATCCGACCGTATGGGCCATCTGCTGGGCGCGGTGACGCAGACCAAGCTCGACGCCCAGCGCAGCGTTGTCCAGAATGAAAAGCGCATGGGCGAGAATGAGCCCTATGGCCTGGTCGAATATGCGCAGCTTGCCGCTTTGCTGCCGGAGGGGCATCCCTATCATCATTCGACCATCGGTTCGATGGCGGACCTGAACGCCGCAAGCCTGGCCGACGTCCAGAACTGGTTCAAGACCCATTATGGCCCCAACAATGCCGTGCTGGTGCTGGCCGGGGATATCGACGTCGTCACGGCCAGGGCGAAGGTGGGCAAGTGGTTCGGCAATATCCCCGCCGGCCCCGCGCCCAAGGATGTGGACGCGACCGTGCCGACCCTGGCCAAGGATGCCGAGGTGGCGATGCACGACAATGTCGCGGCGACCCGCCTCTATCGCAACTGGGTGGTGCCGGGTGTCAATTCGGCCGACCTGCCGCAACTTGACCTTGCCATGACCGTGTTCGGCGGTCTTGGTTCCTCCCGCCTCGACAATGCGCTGGTGCGCGACGAGAAGGTGGCGGTCGGGGTCAAGGCCAGCATCCAGCCTTTCGAGAAACTGAGCTTCGCGGAGATCACCGTCGATGTGAAGCCGGGGGCAGACCCGGTGGCGGTGGGCAAGCGGCTGGACCAGTTGCTGGCCGATTACCTCGCCAAGGGACCGACCGCCGATGAGGTGCTGCGCGCCGCGACGCAGCAGGCGTCGGGCACGATTTCGGGGCTGGAGAAGGTCGGCGGTTTTTCGGGCAAGGCGGTGACGCTGGCCGAGGGCGCGGTCTATTCCGACGATCCGGGCAAATATAAGAAGGATCTGGCCGTCTATGCCGCCGCGACGCCGCAGACGGTGGCGGCGGTCGCCCGCAAATGGCTGGGCCGGCCGGTGCTGCGCCTGACCGTCGCGCCGGGCGAGCGGACGGCGGCCGACAATGCGCTGGCCGGTAATGCAACCCACAAGCCTGCCTATTTCCGCAATCCCGATGCAGCCGCGCCCGCCGCTGCGACCCCGCCCGCGCCGACCAAGATCGCCGAACCGCCGATCGAGCCGGTCAAGGATCTGGTCTTTCCGGCTATCGAACATGCCACGCTGAAGAACGGCATTCCGGTCGTCTTCGCGCGCCGGACGGCGGTGCCGACCGTGCGCGTCTCGGTCGCCTTCGATGCGGGCAACGCCGCCGACGACAAGGCGAAGCTGGGCACGGCGGGCCTGACCACAGCGCTGCTGGATGAAGGCACGACGACCCGGTCGTCGGTGCAGATCGCCGAGGAGCAGGAGCGGCTGGGCGCATCGATCAGCGCGGGCAACAGCATGGATCGCACCAATGTCGGCCTGTTCGCGCTCAAGCCCAATCTCGACGCCTCGCTGGGCCTGCTGGCTGACGTGATCCGCAACCCCGCCTTCGCCCCGGCCGAGGTGGAGCGGCTGCGCGGGCAGGTGCTGACCCGCATCGCGGCGGAAAAGACCGAACCGATGGCGATCGCCCAGCGGATGCTGCCGCCGCTCCTTTATGGCCAGATGCATCCCTATGGCATCCCCTTCACCGGGTCGGGCACCGAAGCGGGCGTCAAGGCGGTGACGCGCGCCGACCTTATCACGTTTCATGACAAGTGGCTGCGGCCGGACAATGCGACCATCTTCGTCGCGGGCGACACGACGCTGGCCGATTTGCTGCCGCTGCTGGAAAAGCGGTTCGGCGACTGGCAGGCGCCCGCTGCGGCGAAGGGGGCCAAGCTCTTCCGCATGGATCGGATGATGCGTCCTGCGCGCATCGTGCTGGTCGACAAGCCGCAAAGCCCGCAGTCGATGATCCTGGCCGGGCTGCTGACCAACAAGGCGGGGACCGACAATCCGGTGACGCTGTCGACCGCGAATGAAGTGCTGGGCGGCAGCAGTTCCTCGCGCCTCATCATGGACCTGCGCGAGACGAAGGGCTGGGCCTATTATGCCGGCACCGCGCTGCCCGGCGTCAAGGAGACGATCCCGCTGCTGGTCTATGCCCCGGTGCAGACCGACAAGACCGGCGAATCGATCATCGCCGCGCGCAAGGACATCAGCGAGTTCCTGACCAGCAAGGGCACGACCGAGGCGGAGCGCAACCAGACTATCAACAGCCAGATACTGTCGCTGCCCGGCAGCTTCGAAACCTCGTCCGACCTGCTGACGGCGATGATGCGCAATAATCTGATCGGCCGGCCCGACGATTATTATGAGACGCTGCCCAAGACCTACCGCGCCATGACCGCGGCTGACCTGGACAAGGCAGCGCGCGAGGCGATCAATCCCGACCGGCTGATCTGGGTCGTGGTGGGCGATGCGAAACTGGTGCGGCCGCAGCTTGACGCGGTGGGCTTGCCGGTGGAAATGGGCACATTGGCTGATTGA
- a CDS encoding MarR family transcriptional regulator, with protein MPLAESKRALAHKMAPVARNWRQLADSMLAEFGVSNSAGWCLIHIDRIGPDVRQAELADSLDISQPSLVRTLDQLQAAGLVGRSPHPEDKRSNIIALTPAGQELVGQIEDKLGALRADLLRDVPDEAIEIMVELLDLLGRRIAERRSRT; from the coding sequence ATGCCCCTTGCAGAGTCGAAGCGCGCGCTGGCGCATAAAATGGCGCCGGTCGCCCGGAACTGGCGGCAACTGGCCGACAGCATGTTGGCCGAGTTTGGCGTGTCGAACAGCGCGGGTTGGTGCCTGATCCATATCGATCGCATCGGTCCGGACGTGCGCCAGGCGGAACTGGCCGATTCGCTCGACATCAGCCAGCCGTCGCTGGTCCGCACGCTCGACCAGTTGCAGGCGGCGGGTCTGGTCGGCCGCTCGCCCCATCCCGAAGACAAGCGATCCAACATCATCGCGCTGACGCCTGCCGGACAGGAACTGGTCGGTCAGATCGAGGACAAGCTCGGGGCGCTGCGTGCCGACCTGCTGCGCGATGTTCCCGACGAGGCGATCGAGATCATGGTCGAGTTGCTCGACCTGCTCGGCCGCCGGATCGCCGAAC